Proteins from a single region of Flavobacterium sp. YJ01:
- a CDS encoding GNAT family N-acetyltransferase, with translation MEIKAIKASDTWQIRHEVMWPNQPFEFVQLEEDNFGLHYGVFENDTLVSIVSCFISNEEMQFRKLATLDSYQGKGIASQLLKYIFALAQEKKLKKVWCNARKEKKKFYEKFGMIDTENVFTKAGQEFTVMEKIL, from the coding sequence ATGGAAATTAAAGCAATTAAAGCATCAGATACTTGGCAGATAAGACATGAAGTAATGTGGCCAAATCAGCCTTTTGAATTTGTGCAGCTGGAAGAAGATAATTTTGGACTTCATTATGGTGTTTTCGAAAATGATACTTTAGTTTCTATTGTTTCATGTTTTATTTCGAATGAAGAAATGCAATTTAGAAAATTAGCAACTTTAGATTCTTATCAAGGAAAAGGAATTGCCTCTCAATTATTAAAATACATTTTTGCGTTAGCTCAAGAAAAAAAACTTAAAAAAGTTTGGTGCAATGCGAGAAAAGAAAAGAAAAAATTCTACGAAAAGTTTGGTATGATCGATACAGAGAATGTTTTTACCAAAGCCGGGCAAGAATTTACAGTTATGGAAAAGATTCTGTAA
- a CDS encoding efflux RND transporter periplasmic adaptor subunit: MKKIIVLSGLIALVCLTSCTSKKEEKEEVEKFTVTNPVKIDTSFTKEYVSQIKSVRNIELRAQEKGFLQNIYVDEGQFVKKGQLLFKIMPNMYQSELLKAQAEQKSAEIELQNSKLLADKNIVSKNELSVAQAKLQSARAEVSLAKLHLSFTEIRAPFDGTIDRIPLKLGSLIDEGELLTSLSDNSQMFAYFNVSEPEYISYETNIKDRADNKVNLVLANGDIFKEKGNVEVIESEFNNETGNIAFRARFPNSGKLLRNGETGQVQMNVPLKNAIVIPQKATYEIQDKKYVFVVGKDDKVSSREITITGEIPDLYVIKSGISENDRILLEGVQKVKENDKIKYDYQSPKEVINHLRLKAE, encoded by the coding sequence ATGAAAAAAATCATTGTTCTCTCAGGCTTAATTGCCTTGGTGTGCTTGACTAGTTGTACATCTAAAAAAGAAGAAAAAGAAGAAGTTGAAAAATTTACGGTTACTAATCCCGTTAAAATCGATACTTCATTCACAAAAGAATATGTTTCACAAATAAAATCTGTGCGAAATATTGAATTACGCGCACAAGAAAAAGGTTTTCTACAAAATATTTATGTTGATGAAGGACAGTTTGTAAAAAAAGGACAGCTGTTGTTTAAAATCATGCCAAACATGTATCAGTCTGAATTGCTTAAAGCGCAGGCAGAACAAAAATCGGCAGAAATCGAATTGCAGAATTCAAAATTATTAGCTGATAAAAATATCGTTTCTAAAAACGAATTAAGTGTTGCTCAAGCCAAACTGCAATCTGCAAGAGCAGAAGTATCATTAGCAAAACTTCATTTATCATTTACAGAAATTAGAGCTCCTTTTGACGGAACAATCGACAGAATTCCGTTGAAACTAGGAAGTTTAATTGATGAAGGCGAATTATTGACAAGTCTTTCAGACAACAGTCAGATGTTTGCTTATTTCAATGTTTCTGAGCCAGAATACATTAGCTATGAAACAAATATTAAAGATCGTGCTGACAATAAAGTGAATTTAGTTTTGGCTAATGGAGATATTTTTAAAGAGAAAGGAAATGTTGAAGTTATAGAAAGTGAATTCAATAACGAAACAGGAAATATCGCTTTTAGAGCAAGATTCCCAAATTCTGGAAAATTACTTAGAAACGGAGAAACTGGACAAGTTCAAATGAATGTTCCGTTGAAAAATGCAATTGTGATTCCACAAAAAGCAACTTACGAAATTCAAGATAAAAAGTATGTTTTCGTAGTAGGAAAAGACGATAAAGTAAGTTCAAGAGAAATTACCATTACTGGAGAAATTCCTGATTTATATGTGATTAAAAGCGGTATTTCTGAAAATGATAGAATTTTATTAGAAGGAGTTCAGAAAGTAAAAGAAAACGACAAAATCAAATATGATTACCAATCTCCAAAAGAGGTTATCAATCACTTACGTTTAAAAGCAGAATAG
- a CDS encoding efflux RND transporter permease subunit, giving the protein MFNKFIQRPVLSIVISLIIVFLGVLSVLNLPITQFPTISPPMVNVTADYPGSNGELMVKAVVIPLERALNGVPGMKYMASDAGNDGEATIKVVFNLGTDPNQAAVNVQNRVASVTNKLPPLVIREGIKITREVPSMLMYVNLYSTDKNTDMKFLYNYADINVLSELKRVNGIGSGDILGTREYAMRIWLKPDRMLAYKISADEIMEALSSQSLEASPGKTGESSGKRSQAFEYVLKYSGRFTTKEQYENIVVKANPNGELLRLKDVAKVEFGSSMYDIYSNLNGRPSAAIVLKQSFGSNANQVIEEVKAKLEKIKQRFPKGMDYEISYDVSKFLDASIEKVIHTLVEAFILVGLVVFLFLGDWRSTVIPAIAVPVSLVGTFVFMTFFDISLNLITLFALVLAIGVVVDDAIVVIEAVHAKMEEEHLSPFKATKKAMHEIAGAIIAITFLMAAVFIPVAFMSGPVGVFYRQFSVTMATAIILSGIVALTLTPALCAMMLKNNHGQPKKPTPANRFIDAFNEKFNLAQGKYQNLLGKIVNRRVVTVVALLVFCAGTWIISSNVPSGFIPNEDQGMFYAVIQTPPGSSLERTNNIAERVQKIAEEIDGVKSVSSLAGYEILSEGTGANSGTCLVNLKDWNDRKESVVEIMHEMEEKCKDITGANIEFFQPPAVPGYGAAGGFELRLLDKTGSGDYKRMEQVNNDFVAELNKQPELSNVFSFYSSSFPQYMMKVDNDLAQQKGVSIENAMNTLSTLVGSNYEISFIKFGINYKVIVQASPEYRAQPDDILKLYVKNDRDEMVPYSAFMRLEKVYGLSEITRHNMYTSTQISGSPAAGYSSGTAIKVIQEIAAKKLPRGYDIDWAGISADEVAQGNQAIWVFLICLGFVYLVLAAQYESFILPLSVIFSLPAGIFGAFLLLKIAGLENNIYAQVAMVMLIGLLGKNAVLIVEFAIQRHAAGRFVLEAAMEGAKARFRPILMTSFAFIAGLIPLVFANGPGKIGNRTIGTAAAGGMLIGTICGVFVIPGLYYIFAKIAERYKLVKHEEENPLTEEIDNNHV; this is encoded by the coding sequence ATGTTTAATAAATTTATTCAAAGACCTGTTCTGTCGATTGTAATATCGCTGATAATTGTCTTTTTAGGGGTTTTGTCGGTATTGAATTTACCAATTACACAATTCCCTACAATTTCACCTCCAATGGTGAATGTTACAGCAGATTATCCTGGATCTAACGGTGAATTGATGGTTAAGGCGGTTGTTATTCCTTTGGAAAGAGCCTTAAACGGTGTTCCAGGAATGAAATATATGGCTTCTGATGCCGGAAACGATGGTGAAGCTACAATTAAAGTAGTTTTTAATTTAGGAACAGATCCTAATCAAGCTGCGGTAAACGTTCAGAATCGTGTGGCTTCGGTTACTAATAAACTTCCTCCTTTAGTAATTAGAGAAGGTATCAAGATTACTCGAGAAGTACCAAGTATGTTGATGTACGTGAATCTTTACAGTACAGACAAAAATACCGACATGAAGTTCTTATACAACTATGCCGATATCAACGTACTTTCTGAATTGAAAAGGGTAAATGGTATTGGTTCTGGAGATATCTTAGGAACACGTGAATATGCTATGCGTATTTGGTTGAAACCAGATCGTATGTTGGCTTATAAAATTTCTGCTGATGAGATTATGGAAGCATTATCTAGTCAGAGTTTGGAGGCTTCTCCAGGTAAAACAGGGGAAAGTTCTGGTAAACGTTCGCAAGCATTCGAATATGTATTGAAATATTCTGGTCGTTTTACAACAAAAGAACAATACGAGAATATCGTTGTAAAAGCAAATCCAAACGGAGAGCTTTTGAGATTGAAAGATGTTGCGAAAGTTGAATTTGGAAGCTCGATGTACGATATCTATTCTAATTTGAATGGAAGACCATCTGCGGCAATCGTATTGAAACAATCTTTTGGAAGTAACGCAAATCAGGTTATTGAAGAAGTAAAAGCAAAACTGGAAAAAATCAAACAGAGATTTCCAAAAGGAATGGATTATGAAATTTCGTATGACGTTTCTAAATTCCTTGACGCTTCTATCGAAAAAGTAATTCACACGCTTGTTGAAGCATTTATTCTGGTAGGTTTAGTAGTTTTCCTTTTCTTAGGAGATTGGCGTTCTACAGTTATTCCAGCGATTGCGGTTCCAGTATCGTTAGTAGGAACATTTGTATTTATGACATTCTTCGATATTTCGTTGAACTTAATTACATTATTTGCTTTAGTATTAGCAATTGGAGTCGTCGTCGATGATGCGATTGTGGTTATCGAGGCCGTTCACGCCAAGATGGAAGAAGAACATCTGTCGCCATTTAAAGCAACTAAGAAAGCAATGCATGAAATCGCGGGGGCAATTATTGCAATTACCTTTCTTATGGCGGCAGTATTTATTCCGGTTGCGTTTATGTCTGGTCCTGTGGGAGTATTCTACAGACAGTTTTCTGTAACTATGGCAACTGCGATTATTCTTTCTGGTATTGTGGCTTTAACGTTGACACCAGCTCTTTGTGCGATGATGCTAAAAAACAATCACGGACAACCTAAAAAGCCAACACCAGCCAATAGATTTATTGATGCTTTCAACGAAAAATTCAATTTAGCGCAAGGTAAATACCAAAATTTATTGGGTAAAATCGTAAACAGAAGAGTCGTTACTGTTGTAGCGCTTCTTGTTTTCTGCGCTGGAACTTGGATTATCAGTAGTAATGTCCCTTCTGGATTTATTCCGAATGAGGATCAGGGAATGTTTTATGCCGTTATTCAGACACCTCCAGGTTCATCTTTAGAAAGAACAAATAATATTGCAGAGAGAGTTCAAAAAATTGCAGAAGAGATTGATGGCGTAAAATCAGTTTCGTCATTGGCGGGTTACGAGATTCTTTCTGAAGGTACGGGAGCAAACTCTGGTACTTGTTTGGTGAATCTTAAAGACTGGAACGACAGAAAAGAATCTGTAGTTGAGATTATGCACGAGATGGAGGAAAAATGTAAAGATATTACAGGTGCGAATATCGAATTTTTCCAACCGCCTGCTGTACCTGGATATGGTGCTGCTGGAGGATTTGAGCTTCGTTTATTAGATAAAACAGGTTCTGGAGATTATAAGAGAATGGAACAGGTAAATAATGATTTTGTTGCTGAATTAAATAAACAGCCAGAATTATCTAACGTATTTAGTTTCTACAGCTCTAGTTTCCCTCAATATATGATGAAAGTAGACAACGATTTGGCACAGCAAAAAGGAGTTTCAATCGAAAATGCAATGAACACTTTGTCAACTCTTGTTGGTAGTAATTACGAAATCAGTTTTATTAAATTCGGAATTAACTATAAAGTAATCGTTCAGGCTTCTCCAGAATATCGTGCACAGCCAGATGATATCTTGAAATTATATGTAAAAAATGATCGTGATGAAATGGTTCCTTATTCTGCTTTCATGAGATTAGAAAAAGTATATGGACTTTCAGAAATCACAAGACATAACATGTATACCTCAACGCAAATTAGTGGTTCGCCAGCAGCGGGTTACAGTTCTGGCACAGCGATTAAAGTAATTCAAGAAATTGCAGCAAAAAAATTACCAAGAGGTTATGATATTGACTGGGCAGGTATTTCTGCCGATGAGGTAGCGCAAGGTAATCAAGCTATTTGGGTATTCTTAATCTGTTTAGGATTCGTGTACTTAGTTTTAGCAGCGCAATACGAAAGTTTCATTTTGCCATTGTCTGTAATTTTCTCATTGCCAGCAGGTATTTTTGGAGCATTCCTTTTATTAAAAATTGCAGGATTAGAAAACAATATTTATGCTCAGGTTGCCATGGTAATGCTTATCGGATTATTAGGTAAAAACGCCGTACTGATTGTAGAGTTTGCAATACAAAGGCACGCAGCAGGAAGATTTGTTTTAGAGGCTGCAATGGAAGGTGCAAAAGCAAGGTTCCGTCCTATCTTGATGACTTCGTTTGCCTTTATCGCCGGATTAATTCCGCTTGTTTTTGCAAATGGTCCAGGTAAAATTGGTAATAGAACAATCGGAACTGCAGCAGCAGGAGGTATGCTTATAGGAACTATTTGTGGAGTATTCGTAATTCCGGGATTGTATTACATTTTTGCCAAAATTGCAGAACGATACAAATTGGTGAAACATGAAGAAGAAAATCCATTAACAGAAGAAATTGACAACAATCATGTATAA
- a CDS encoding TolC family protein — MYKIKSYQYSIALAVCLTVAGCKTPAPEAAITPSAPVPESFGMAQTQDANNNTAALNWKDYFKDQNLVDLIDIALKNNQELNITLQEIEIAKNDIRVRKGLLLPTVGVRAGAGVEKVGRYTSQGAGDASTEIKPGKEMPDPLGDFTISAYANWEVDIWKKLRNSKKAALNRYLATVEGKNFVITNLIAEVADSYYELMALDNQLDIVKQTIKLQTNALEIVKVQKQAARATELGVKKFEAEVLTSQSLEFDILQQIKETENKINFLLGRYPQEIKRTNNNNFLSLLPAVVTSGIPSQLLENRPDVKQAELELVAAKLDVKVARAEFYPSLDISAAIGVNAFKPSYLFTMPESLLYSLAGDLVAPLINRNAIKAEFASANARQLQALYNYDRTVLNAYLEVSNQLSKIDNLQKGYDLKSKQVDALNTSIDVSNDLFKSARVDYFEVLMTQRDALEAKLELVDTKKEQLNAAVHVYRDLGGGWK; from the coding sequence ATGTATAAAATCAAATCATATCAATATAGTATTGCATTAGCTGTTTGTCTAACAGTTGCAGGGTGTAAAACCCCTGCACCTGAGGCAGCAATAACGCCATCTGCGCCAGTTCCAGAATCTTTTGGAATGGCTCAGACTCAGGATGCAAACAATAATACAGCAGCGTTAAACTGGAAAGATTACTTTAAAGATCAGAATCTAGTAGATTTAATAGATATTGCTCTTAAAAATAATCAGGAATTAAATATCACTTTACAAGAAATTGAAATTGCAAAGAATGATATTCGTGTTAGAAAAGGACTTTTGTTGCCAACAGTAGGCGTTCGCGCAGGCGCAGGAGTAGAAAAAGTAGGTAGATATACAAGCCAAGGTGCTGGTGATGCTTCTACTGAAATTAAACCAGGTAAAGAAATGCCAGATCCGCTTGGAGATTTTACCATTTCTGCCTACGCGAATTGGGAAGTAGATATCTGGAAAAAATTGCGTAATTCTAAAAAAGCAGCTTTAAACAGATATTTAGCTACGGTTGAAGGTAAAAACTTTGTAATTACAAACCTCATCGCAGAAGTTGCAGATTCTTATTACGAATTAATGGCTTTGGATAATCAATTGGATATTGTAAAACAAACTATCAAATTGCAGACTAACGCTTTAGAAATTGTAAAAGTTCAAAAACAAGCTGCAAGAGCAACGGAGTTAGGAGTTAAGAAATTTGAAGCAGAAGTTTTAACTTCACAAAGTCTAGAGTTTGATATTCTGCAACAGATAAAAGAGACAGAAAACAAAATAAACTTTTTGTTGGGTAGATATCCGCAAGAAATTAAAAGAACGAACAACAACAATTTCTTAAGCTTATTACCAGCTGTTGTAACGTCTGGAATTCCATCTCAATTGTTAGAAAATCGTCCAGATGTAAAACAAGCTGAATTAGAATTAGTCGCAGCAAAATTAGACGTAAAAGTAGCTCGTGCAGAGTTTTATCCATCATTAGATATTTCTGCTGCAATTGGAGTAAATGCGTTTAAGCCATCTTATTTGTTTACAATGCCAGAATCTCTTCTATATTCATTAGCTGGAGATCTTGTGGCGCCATTAATTAATAGAAACGCAATCAAAGCAGAATTTGCAAGTGCCAATGCTAGACAGCTTCAGGCATTATACAATTATGATCGTACGGTTTTAAACGCTTATTTAGAAGTTTCAAATCAATTGTCTAAGATTGATAATCTGCAAAAAGGTTACGATCTAAAATCGAAACAAGTTGATGCGTTAAATACTTCCATAGATGTTTCAAACGATTTGTTTAAATCGGCAAGAGTAGATTATTTTGAAGTTTTAATGACGCAAAGAGACGCATTAGAAGCAAAATTAGAATTAGTAGATACTAAAAAAGAGCAATTGAATGCTGCTGTCCATGTTTACAGAGACTTGGGCGGTGGATGGAAATAA
- the tssD gene encoding type VI secretion system tube protein TssD encodes MSFLAKLELDNEVFNVLEFDVTFNQSVDNNGKPANKVKGGQIRIVVESTHTDLFSDWMVSHTSTKDGKVIFYRRDAMSTMKNVSFKKAYCISFQKRFRNEGTVPMTTEILITSNEIKVGNTLFENNWKNS; translated from the coding sequence ATGAGTTTTTTAGCAAAGTTAGAATTAGACAATGAAGTTTTTAATGTCTTAGAATTTGATGTCACTTTCAATCAGAGTGTAGACAATAATGGAAAACCTGCCAACAAAGTAAAAGGCGGTCAAATAAGAATTGTTGTCGAGAGTACACATACCGATTTATTTTCTGATTGGATGGTTTCGCACACAAGTACCAAAGATGGCAAAGTTATTTTCTATCGTCGTGATGCGATGAGCACCATGAAAAATGTAAGCTTTAAAAAAGCCTATTGTATTTCTTTTCAGAAACGTTTTCGAAACGAAGGTACAGTTCCTATGACTACAGAAATTTTAATTACCTCTAATGAAATAAAAGTAGGCAATACCTTATTTGAAAATAACTGGAAGAATTCTTAA
- a CDS encoding contractile injection system protein, VgrG/Pvc8 family → MALQTVTTIKIGETIITNFSKLEIIQKIHDHHSFSIEVRQDLLVEEFKSVMPVSQQLSGEKVSIEIKPLPGLDDLMINTNPNDYIMQFYGVVTNIKIQKSRNKDIEKSILIKGKSTSILLDGGKECNSFTNMSIADVVNKVKSGYDIDMEVIPLHKNNLAYTVQYNESDFDFLNRLARQNGEWFYSNGRKMIFGDAGGPLQPKLIYGINMHDFSYDIKLLPTKFKTIENDNRSGEYYTDNTTSYRNEIDGFHQNSINKSNQVFTKETVLQLNQNSVGANGKSTLEEYTKNKMRFVMSGLMQVKASSEVPGITIGNDVSIKGLDKQLESNYRVIKIKHVCDDGGGYQNYFTAVNFAGSSFSPKTNPDLIANCKSQTAVVIENTDPDGLSGVKVQMPWQAAKGEITPYIPLIQKYGGDARGSHIIPEIGDTVFVDFQGNNAELPIVIGTMTSKKEKSGYSTPNNDIKAVMHSRSGNRIINDDATGDITIESQKGQTIAVVHGDGNIRFKAPKSIELEAGEDIVMKAGKNVKIDAKEDIEVDAGYNIFQEAQNDIYVNANGNIMEKSDNRTELVDKDFSRTSDISNEIASKASLYSHEEDMTIQSGKQVRINSTEKSNLF, encoded by the coding sequence ATGGCTTTACAAACTGTAACGACTATAAAAATTGGCGAAACGATTATTACCAATTTCAGCAAATTAGAAATTATTCAAAAAATTCACGATCATCATAGTTTTTCGATTGAAGTAAGACAGGATTTACTGGTTGAAGAATTTAAAAGCGTCATGCCAGTTTCGCAACAATTGAGTGGAGAAAAGGTAAGCATCGAAATAAAACCACTTCCTGGTTTGGATGATCTTATGATTAATACAAATCCTAATGATTATATCATGCAGTTTTATGGAGTTGTAACCAATATAAAAATACAAAAATCCAGAAACAAAGACATCGAAAAAAGTATACTTATAAAAGGAAAAAGTACTTCAATACTTTTAGATGGAGGAAAAGAATGTAATTCATTTACCAATATGTCAATCGCCGATGTAGTCAATAAAGTAAAATCTGGTTATGATATTGATATGGAAGTTATTCCGCTACATAAAAACAATCTCGCTTACACTGTACAGTATAATGAAAGTGATTTTGATTTTCTAAATCGTCTGGCTAGACAAAATGGAGAATGGTTTTATAGCAACGGACGAAAAATGATTTTTGGCGATGCCGGCGGACCATTGCAACCTAAACTGATTTATGGAATTAACATGCACGATTTTAGTTATGACATAAAACTCTTGCCAACGAAGTTTAAAACCATAGAAAATGACAATCGAAGCGGAGAATATTATACAGATAATACAACTTCATACAGAAATGAAATTGATGGATTTCATCAAAATTCCATCAATAAATCCAATCAGGTTTTTACCAAAGAAACCGTTTTACAGCTTAATCAAAATTCAGTAGGAGCAAACGGTAAAAGTACACTAGAAGAATATACAAAAAATAAAATGCGATTTGTTATGAGTGGTTTGATGCAGGTAAAAGCATCAAGTGAAGTTCCAGGTATTACAATAGGAAACGATGTATCTATAAAGGGTTTGGATAAACAGCTTGAAAGTAACTACAGAGTAATCAAAATAAAACACGTATGTGATGATGGAGGCGGATATCAAAACTATTTTACAGCTGTAAATTTTGCAGGCTCTTCATTCTCTCCCAAAACAAATCCAGATTTAATAGCAAACTGCAAAAGCCAAACTGCTGTTGTTATAGAAAATACAGATCCAGACGGATTGAGCGGTGTAAAAGTACAAATGCCATGGCAGGCTGCAAAAGGCGAAATCACTCCTTATATTCCTTTAATTCAAAAATATGGAGGCGATGCCAGAGGTTCTCATATTATACCTGAAATTGGCGATACCGTTTTTGTAGACTTTCAGGGCAATAATGCCGAACTGCCTATTGTAATAGGAACCATGACCAGCAAAAAAGAAAAAAGCGGTTATAGTACGCCGAATAATGATATAAAGGCAGTAATGCATAGCCGAAGTGGAAACAGAATTATAAATGATGATGCTACTGGAGATATTACAATTGAAAGCCAAAAAGGGCAAACCATTGCAGTAGTGCATGGAGATGGTAATATAAGATTTAAAGCACCAAAAAGTATAGAATTGGAAGCAGGGGAAGATATTGTTATGAAAGCGGGTAAAAATGTAAAAATTGATGCTAAAGAGGATATTGAGGTTGATGCAGGTTATAATATCTTTCAAGAAGCTCAAAATGATATTTATGTAAATGCAAATGGGAATATTATGGAAAAATCAGATAATAGGACTGAATTGGTTGATAAAGATTTTAGTCGTACTTCAGACATTTCAAATGAAATAGCTTCGAAAGCAAGTCTTTATAGTCATGAAGAAGACATGACCATACAAAGCGGAAAGCAAGTGCGTATTAATAGCACAGAAAAATCTAATCTTTTTTAA
- a CDS encoding DUF2931 family protein translates to MSSYIEKKYEWAADICAPREYPVEVYTGAAGGYFFSQMGGFSNSGWGGLGSIDYIKAPVPDRLDMTWLSYVDNKFYKGDWKLPTEKIKKLFDEGFPAKPGLENVKESYDYINIGLGPKGMVVVWVAGAGSQVEVARFQAHETVIDPKLIIESEMYMFRKGYSQHRLESNFVISEDVREQIKQNGYPQSEVYEKYREKYLWKPRVILPEGAKLTSMYIKMCNGEKEDPYDKPIDTKYRAIPYAFQIYWSVVNGKKQRRFVSRIAFTNDKEYWVKYLKPMGKDEIPVDFDKNEIRKLFKEHLDKNKSAEMVIKIDPTKQEDDRWVVDFYIEQEGKKYNLNQNCQDSGKLN, encoded by the coding sequence ATGAGTTCATATATAGAAAAAAAATATGAGTGGGCAGCAGATATTTGTGCACCAAGAGAGTATCCTGTAGAAGTTTATACAGGAGCAGCAGGAGGCTATTTTTTTAGCCAAATGGGCGGATTTAGCAATTCTGGCTGGGGAGGATTGGGTAGTATCGATTATATAAAAGCACCAGTGCCAGACAGACTTGATATGACATGGTTATCGTATGTAGACAATAAATTCTATAAAGGCGACTGGAAACTCCCTACAGAAAAAATAAAAAAGCTTTTTGATGAAGGATTTCCTGCTAAACCAGGTTTAGAAAATGTAAAGGAGTCTTATGATTATATAAATATTGGCCTCGGACCAAAAGGAATGGTTGTAGTATGGGTAGCTGGGGCTGGTAGTCAGGTGGAAGTGGCTCGATTTCAGGCTCATGAAACGGTAATAGATCCTAAACTTATTATCGAAAGCGAAATGTATATGTTTCGAAAAGGTTATAGTCAACATAGATTAGAAAGCAATTTTGTTATATCTGAAGACGTTCGGGAACAAATCAAACAAAACGGTTATCCTCAATCAGAAGTTTATGAGAAGTATAGAGAAAAATATTTATGGAAACCACGAGTAATCTTGCCGGAAGGTGCTAAACTTACTTCAATGTACATTAAAATGTGTAATGGAGAAAAGGAAGATCCTTATGATAAGCCAATAGATACGAAATATAGAGCCATTCCTTACGCTTTTCAAATTTACTGGTCAGTTGTTAATGGCAAAAAACAACGACGGTTTGTGTCTAGAATTGCTTTTACTAACGATAAAGAATATTGGGTAAAATATCTTAAACCTATGGGTAAGGATGAAATTCCTGTAGATTTTGATAAAAACGAGATTCGAAAATTATTTAAAGAACATCTTGACAAAAATAAATCTGCAGAAATGGTAATAAAAATTGATCCTACAAAACAAGAGGATGATAGGTGGGTAGTAGATTTTTATATAGAACAAGAAGGGAAAAAATATAATTTAAATCAAAATTGCCAAGATTCTGGTAAACTAAACTAA
- a CDS encoding DUF2235 domain-containing protein, with amino-acid sequence MSIVFGDYMPPKKELKTNEVIIGVFFDGTNNNKNNTKAKEYYDKRARGEKLTPKETISADAYRKNGKDKESSSYYNAWSNVARLSDAYPLELTTYIDGIGTETEKADSVLGAGLGTGFAFSGTGILDKVEAGCKEIVNNLKRNSISEVDILYLDVFGFSRGAAAARVFLDEISQKAYPLSANRKNKGGALGYYLAQKDVKVGLIKVRFLGLFDTVSSYSTLIDGKPNFDNDTKQLPLNNLSKAESVMHFIAADEHRNNFSLTTTNVGKTREFPGVHSDVGGSYNNGIEVVKVIEKNFKEKLEKLSEKLVDSAWYLKDQLEISFFGPQHELKGTRNLKNLYSYIPLHFMAEAAIKQSVPFDNKKLVIDKYNISNNSLLTRVKKRLHKYVFENAQSYTFKWYGNIHEKYKGVKNGDSRFEAYQQELQEQEDLRTLRNQYLHWSADNGSIGMEPTKDRKRKTF; translated from the coding sequence ATGAGTATAGTATTTGGAGATTACATGCCGCCTAAAAAAGAATTGAAAACTAATGAAGTAATCATTGGTGTTTTTTTTGACGGCACCAATAACAATAAAAATAATACCAAAGCCAAAGAATATTATGATAAAAGGGCAAGAGGCGAAAAATTGACTCCAAAAGAAACAATTTCGGCAGATGCTTATCGAAAAAATGGGAAAGACAAAGAAAGTAGCAGTTATTACAATGCTTGGTCGAATGTGGCAAGGTTGAGTGATGCTTACCCTTTAGAATTAACCACATATATTGACGGTATTGGTACGGAAACTGAAAAAGCTGATTCTGTATTAGGGGCTGGTTTAGGTACAGGATTTGCTTTTAGTGGTACTGGAATATTAGATAAAGTAGAAGCGGGCTGTAAAGAAATAGTCAATAATTTAAAAAGGAATAGTATTTCAGAAGTAGATATTCTGTATTTAGATGTTTTTGGTTTCAGCCGTGGTGCAGCTGCGGCTAGAGTTTTTTTAGATGAAATTAGCCAAAAAGCGTATCCATTATCGGCTAATCGAAAAAATAAAGGAGGTGCTTTGGGGTATTATTTGGCACAAAAAGATGTTAAGGTAGGTTTAATAAAAGTTCGTTTTTTAGGTCTTTTTGATACGGTATCTTCTTACTCGACTTTAATTGATGGGAAACCAAATTTTGATAATGACACTAAGCAGTTACCATTAAATAATCTAAGTAAAGCAGAATCAGTTATGCATTTTATTGCTGCAGATGAGCATCGAAATAATTTTTCACTTACTACAACTAACGTCGGAAAAACAAGAGAATTCCCGGGTGTACACTCAGATGTTGGAGGAAGTTATAATAATGGTATTGAAGTAGTAAAAGTAATCGAGAAAAACTTTAAAGAAAAATTGGAGAAACTTTCAGAGAAACTAGTTGATAGTGCTTGGTATTTAAAAGATCAATTAGAGATTTCTTTTTTTGGTCCTCAACATGAACTTAAAGGCACTAGAAATTTAAAAAACTTATACAGTTATATTCCATTACATTTTATGGCAGAAGCTGCGATAAAGCAGAGTGTTCCTTTTGATAACAAAAAATTGGTTATTGATAAGTATAATATTTCAAATAATTCATTATTAACTCGAGTAAAAAAACGTTTACATAAGTATGTTTTTGAAAACGCACAATCGTATACTTTTAAATGGTATGGAAATATTCATGAAAAGTATAAAGGAGTAAAAAATGGAGACAGCAGATTTGAAGCATATCAGCAAGAACTACAAGAGCAAGAAGATTTAAGAACGTTGCGAAACCAATATTTGCATTGGTCTGCAGATAATGGTTCTATTGGGATGGAACCAACAAAAGATCGGAAGCGTAAAACGTTTTAA